The Streptomyces sp. BA2 genome includes the window GGCCACTACGACAGCCCGTTCGCCACTGGCCTCCCGCGGGGCGCGAACCTGGCGTTGGATGCGGATGGCTACGCCTACATCGTCACGGGCTACGCGGGGACGCTGGCCAGCGTGCGCACGGATGGCGCCCCGCCCGTCTCCACTCTCGCCACCGGCCTGTCCAACGCCCAGGGAGTGGCAATCGATGGGTACCGTAACCTCTGGGTCCTGGCCGGCGAGGGTACCTTGAAGCTGTTTGCCGAGGCGGCGAAGTCGGCGCCGATCGGCGCACCCACGATCGCAGCTCCCCTCCCCGATGCGCAGGCCGGGCCGTACATCAAGTTCAAGGGCGCGGCTCCCCTGGATTCAGCTCCGCCCCACACCACCACAGCTACGGCGATCATTGCGCAGAAGCCCGACGGCACCAACATCGGCTCCCAGATCGTGGCCAAGGACGGCTACTGGGCCTGGGCGCTGGGCGAGGACGCCTTGCACGTAGCCACACCCGAAGCCTCGCACGCTCCGGCCTCAGACCGGGGCCTGCCCTGGGACCCGGGCCAGCACACCATCCAATTCGTCACCCACAACAACCTCGGATACTCCGCCCCCACCCCCATCACCTTCACCACTCCCCAAACCTGACCCACCTCCACCCCCTACGTCGCAGTACCCGCCACGGACACCAGGGGGGTGGGCGCCGCGGCCCTCGCGTCGGCTCTTCAGTGGATTGGGCGGTCCGTCTGCCCTGAGTCGGGCCGGGCCAGCCACGCACGAAGTCTGACAGCCTCGCCGCGGTCACGGCATACAGCAACGGACCGTGCCGCGAATACTGCGGCACTGGGGCATCTGGTGCACCGAGGCCGACCACGGGCCTTGACCCCGGATCTTGAACACGTCTATGCGGCTCGGGCCAGGGCCTGGATCTGCGACTTCACCACGTCGTAGACCTTCTCCACGCATAGCGGGTCCGCCAGGTGCGGCTTGAGCTGGAACTGCCGCCAGATCCGGCGCACTTCAGGGGATAGCAGTAGGGGTTCCAGCTAACGACCAACTACTGGCGCAGGACAGTAGCACTGGACGCTCGACTGCGTTCCTTCCTGTCCCTCAGCGGAACGATTCCACCCGGCACCCCTGGAGTGCTTAGCAAGGAGTTGGCTGCTGACGCCCTGTCACGAACTCGAGCTTCGAGCACCGCCTACGAAAATCTTGAAGAGCCGTTCCATTTGCAGTCCCTTCCCGGGTCTGACTCGCTGGCAGGCACGCAGAGGGGGATCGACGGTGCGTGCACATATCAGGTGAGGTATAGGCACGTAGTTCCCACGATTGGGCTGGTGAGGTGTTATGGGTTCGGTATGGGTGGCGCAGGTGGACGCAGTGATCGATTACCGACTCTCTCAGCTTCCGCTGGTGGGGGGTGGGGTGTCGGCGGACGAGGATGTGGAGGTTCAGAGTGTGGGGGTCTTGTGGGCAAACGGCGCCTTGTCGGGAGAACAGGTGAGTCAGATTAATGCGGCGATTGATGCATTCAACCAGATATCCGACGGTGCGTTGCCGCATCTTCCGGTGCAGCAGTTCCCCGGGGAGCAGATGTCGGTGACGGCGACGGTGGACCGAAAAGGTGAGTCGTTTGTCTTGGTGAGTGATCCTCTCTGAGGTGATCGTAGCGGCAGGGAATTGATGATGATCGGGGAGGGCCACCTGGTTGGCGTGTCCAAATGATCGAGTCTTTGGGTTTCATTTCGATTGCGGATCGGCCTGACGTTCGGTGACGTTGGACCGAGATAGGTACGCCGAGTCCACACGTCCACCCGCGTCCGACACGGACGTCCAACTGCGAGGCGATGAGCCGACATGACCATTTCGATTGACTGGGTTCGCGATCACTTCACCAGCGGCGGGTTCACACTGACTGGGCCTCTTCTCGGCCTCGGAAGTCCGACAGACATTCTCTTCAGCGATGACCTTCTTGGTTCGAGTTGGTCCGTCGAGATCGAGCAGAGTGATCCCGATGCTCTAGTAGGTTGGGGTACCGCTCTTGTGAAGGGGGTGAAGCGTAAGGTCGAGGTGCATTTTCTGGGGACTTCGCAAGGAGAGCCTAATATTACTGGCATTGCTATCTATGTCGACCTGAAC containing:
- a CDS encoding Vgb family protein, with the protein product MAKQWTSPISTGLSSSNCVALDGSGYAYVVGDVAGAVYKVNLETGSNGGGPLATVPGSRGLAVDLDGSLYVVSHSAAALYRVSPAGAVQDPPIATSLGSGSHSVALDGNGNAYVTSSSGLLRVPLAGGQPERVATGFGNATGVALDGHGYAYVTNYENGNLYKVKLSDGHYDSPFATGLPRGANLALDADGYAYIVTGYAGTLASVRTDGAPPVSTLATGLSNAQGVAIDGYRNLWVLAGEGTLKLFAEAAKSAPIGAPTIAAPLPDAQAGPYIKFKGAAPLDSAPPHTTTATAIIAQKPDGTNIGSQIVAKDGYWAWALGEDALHVATPEASHAPASDRGLPWDPGQHTIQFVTHNNLGYSAPTPITFTTPQT